TTCCCACCATTCATTTGTTTCTCTGATTGCGTCCCCATCCGCTCTATAGATTGACTTCAAAGCTGTCCGCTCCCATTGGTGGTCTCATGTTGTAATAGGTAATCCTGTCAAAACCAAGGAGATTTTCTATTTCTTCAACCAGGTGCTTGAGACTGCTGTTCATATATAGAATCAGGGAATAGTCAGCAATGGGGCCGGGCCTTTTCCATTCGAGTGCTTTCTTGATTGCCTCCGGCGACATACCTTCAGAGATTTCCTTTTCTTGTGGCGAAAGCCGTCCCACTATTTCATCGGATGAAAGAAATGACACTTCCTCAACCCTTTCAAGCTTTCTTTTTATAGCAACAACCCCTGCAACTTTTCTTGAAAAGTCAGTCTCGCTGAACAGACCATCCTTATTTCGGCTCCACCCTAAATGCCCTTTCATGCTATTAAACATTTCATACTCTGTTCCAAAAAGAGCATCGCATATATCTATATCGTACCTATTGTCAGCTTCCATAACTATAAGATTGATGTTTTGCTCGTCTGCTTTCCTGTCAAACGCTCCTATGCTTTACGACTATATCCGCATCCTTCACAGCCTGAACCTCTCCCTTTTCCCGCCAAGAAACTCAGCCTTCATCATCTTCAACTGTCTATCAATCTCGCTAAAGATTCTATTGACCTCATCCTCGGTATACTCATATGAGCTTTTGTTAGAACAATTGCCGAGTATCCTTATTTTATCGAGGATATCGTTTGTTCTTTTTGCGGCAAGTCTCTTGAACCGATCGTGTCTGGTTTCTTCTGCCATAGTTATCCAAATAATGAGTTTATGTCATAAAAATACCACACTATGCCTTCGCATACAAGTAAATATCAACGGTATTTATATCATACCTTCAGGGAGCTGATACCCTGACTGCGAGGTCTTCGGAAAGTGGATTACCAGCGGATTGTATACGAGCCTGCCACTGCGAGAAATGGCGAAAATAGGACGGGCACAACGACCGCGTAAAAATGTGGTCACAATTGTTGACATAATTGTGAGTAACGTGCTACACTGCCTCTCAGGAGGAGTCATGAAGGTAGCCACAGTCAGAGAATTCAGGGATAAAGCTACGAGCCTTCTTAAAGAGGAGGAACCGATTCTTGTGACGAGACACGGAAGGGTCACGGGCCTCTATCTGCCTGTTGAACATCCGGAAAGCTTTCCCGTTGAACTCAGAAAAGACGTGCTCGTACGCCTCGGTGAGTCGATAAGCCGTTCACTTGCTGAGAAGGGTATAACCGAGGAAAAATTGCTTGCGGACTTCGGGACATTCAAGAAAGCTCGCCGTAGACGCTAATGTCATCCTCTCTGCGGTTGCAGGCAAGGCAGCGCTTCGCGTCTTCCTTGACGACAACATCGAGTTCGTTACTACACACTTCAACATCGAAGAAGTGAGAGAATATCTTGGCGTGATCGCGGCGAAATACGGCTTCAGCGAAGAAATTCTCGAATCGCAGTTAAGGCTTCTGCCCCTGAAAGTCTATCCGGGGTCTTTCTATGAAGACTTTCTTCAGAAGGCGGCAAAGAGGCTTGTGGGAAGGGATTCCGATGACATCGAACTTCTTGCCCTTGCGCTGAGGCTCCGGGTGTTCGTATGGAGCAATGACAGGGATTTCAGAAATTCAGGGATTAAAGTTTTCACCACGGCACGTCTTCTAAAGCTCCTCAAAGCATAAGACAAAAGACCTCCTATCCAGGACCTCCCGTCTTGTCATCAACGATGTTTGAATCTGCCAAGTTGCGAACATCAGTGCCTCGCGATACAATGAATGGAAAGGACCCTGAACAGGGAGGTGAGAGCCATGGCTATGCAATGGAGAAGGAATGTAGAGGCTGCCCTGAAAGAGGCTAGGGACGGCGACCGTCCGCTGCTCATAGATTTCAGCGCGGCACCGGACTGAGGCGGTTGCGTTCGGCTGGAGGCCGAATCTTACTCTGACGAAGAACTTTCCACATTTATCAACAAGACCTTTGTACCTGTGGAGATACACATTAAAGAGAACCGCACCGGATTCCACCGTTTCGATGTCCTCTGGACTCCGTCAGTGCTCATCATGGATCCCCAGGGCAAGGAGAGAGTGAGAAATGAAGGATACCTGCCCAGGGTTGAATTCCAGGCATGGATAGAAATGAGTCTTGCAAGGCTCGCCTTTGTTGCAAAGAAATGGTCCGAAGCAGAAGAGAGATTTGACGGAATCGTCCGCCGATACCCTGACTCTGGAGTAGCCGCCTATTCGGTCTACTGGCGAGGAGCCAGTCGTTACAAGAAAACTCGGGATCACAAGGACCTGTCAGCTGTGAACGGGGAGTTCAAACACAGATATCAGGACAGTACATGGGCCAAGAAGGCCTCGGTCTGGGGTGACTGAAGCTTCCTTTGCTATCGTGCATCAGGGAAGGAGGTTGCTGTGGTGGTTAGACATGGCTTGAAAGATCGGGTCTTGAGTAGATGTGGAATCGAAAAAATTTGCAGAGGAGTTGTAATGATGAAGAAACTCACGGTGTTTACGATCATAATTCTCTTAAGTCTCATACTCAGCCCCTTAGCGGGCAACGCCGGGGAGTACCAGAAAACGCCCATCACTCACTCCGGTGATTTTAACAAGATGAAGGAGTTGCTGGGCGTCTGGGAAGGGAAGACCGACATGGGGAAGGGAATGGAGAGCATAAAGGCCACCTATGAACTTACGTCTGCGGGAAACGCCATCGTTGAGCGGCTCTTTGTTGGGCAGCCCCACGAGATGATTACCCTGTATCACGACTTTAAGGGAAGGTTAAGCATGACCCATTACTGCTCACTGGGAAACCAGCCCCATATGGACCTTATGAACCCCGGTGAAAATACGATGATGTTTGTCCTGTCCAAGAAGAATCCCAACCTTGCCTCGGTGAAAGAGACGCATATGCATTCGCTCAGGATCTCTTTTGACGACAAGGACGACATAACTCAGACGTGGACCCTTTATGAAAAGGGAAAGAAAAAATCGGAAGTCGTGATCAAATTAGTGCGTACAAGAGTTTGAGGGTTTCTAGCGGAGAAGAGGAGAAAACCGGTGATCATCTTTCTCCTTCTCCCTGCCCCGTATAAATAGAGGGCCTGACTCTTGAGACTCTATAGAACCTCAAGCCCGCGGGTCAAGGTCTGCAACGAAAGCCTCAGCCTCTTCCCTTCCTGCTTCCCACGCGAGTATCGCCTTCTTTCTCGCGCTGCCCCAGTGATACCCTCCTATTACACCAGTTTTTCGGATGACCCTATGACAGGGTATCAAGAACGCCACGGGGTTGTGCGCTATCGCATTAGCCACAGCACGGGTAGCCTCGGACTTTCCGATCTTGCTGGCAATGGCCTTGTATGAAGTGAGACGGCCGCGGGGAATGTTCAGGAGGGCCTGCCAGACCTTGATCTGGAGATTTGTCCCCTTTAAATATAGCGTGATTGTGGCTTTTGATTTTGTCGATCCGAATATTTTATCCGCATATGGTTTGGTCGCTGAGGAGTCTTCTACTATTTCTGCTCGGTCCCAGCGCTTTCTGAGGTCGCTCACGGCCCCTTTTCTGCCGCAGGCTGAGATAAAGGCGAGATTACATATTCCCCTTCCAGTAACCGCAATATAACACTCTCCGAAGGGGCTGGGATGAAAGCCATAGAGGATCTTCATTCCGGCGCCGCGATTTCTGAACTCATCAGGAGTCATCGCCTCGACATTCACGAACAGATCGTGAAGCCTGCTGGGACTCGACAGGCCCGACTCATAGGTCACATCGAGCAGGCTGCCTGCGTTGACCATCAATTTCTTTGTGCTCTCTAGAGTCAGAAGCTGAAGGAACTTCTTGGGAGTGATCCCCGCCCAACGTCTGAAGAGGCGCTGAAAGTGATGTTCGCTCAGGTTTGCGGATGCCGCGATGTCTCTCAGGCTTGGCTGACGGCGGAAATTGCGCTCAAGGTAAAGGATCGCCTTTTCGATGCGACGGTAGTTTTTCGATACTGACGGCATCTTCAAAGTATGCATGCCGTTAGCTTAACCCAGGTAAAGACATCCCACAATCCGGTTCTTGCTGTTGTTCCGGAGGGAGGGCGCCGAAGGCAAGAATCAATGTGCGATACGAAATGTCTCCCTCCTTCCCCCTGACCGATATTTTCACCGCTAAGAAACAGAGGAGCCCGAGATTCTCCTGAATCTCGGGCCCATTGGTTAAGTTCCGCAACAGAGGTCAAGACCTTTTGTGTTTAGAATACGCTACGGATGGGGAAAAAATCAAGGACAGGCTGATCAATGTGTCAATGAAGATCCTTCTCGCCCCCCTTCGCCTCCTTCATTGACAGCGAGGGATTCCCATGGTAGCGTGAGAATATCAAGGAGAAACGGGGAAAGGTTATTGAAGTTCGGCCCTCAGCGAAGGCGAAGCAGAGGGCGTGGGGATGGTACCCTTGAACGATGTCGTCAAGGTCAAGAAATGTTCATAGCTGAGGGTATTCGACATTTCAATGAAGGTGAGTATTTCGAGGCCCACGAGGCATGGGAGGGGGTCTGGAAAAATGCCACAGAATCTCAAGAGAAGCATTTTCTCCAAGGGATGATCATGATCGCAGCCGCCTTCCATCACCATAGAAGAAAGGAGTCTGCCGGTACGGCAAAGCTTCTGCGAAGAGGACTTCATATTCTTGCTGAGTATAATGAAGCCTCTCTACCAATCGACAAGGAAGATTTCTTGCGGTCCGTTACGGTGTTTTATGAAGACTTCACAAGCGGACGAGAAGGCTCATCGGAAAGGGGTTTCCCAAAAATCAAAGGACATATCGAGGATCATGGCACTTCTTGAGTCATACTGCCTGTTACAAGGACAGGGTCTCCTGCGGCGGAAAGCTTTCTTACGCCGCAGGAGATGAAAGGAATTAGCTCTCACAACAGATACGTCTCATTCTCTTCTTCCCGTTTGAAGAAACGGCCAGCACAACTTCAACCTTCTTTCCGCAGTTGCTGCAGCACTGCGCTCTGCCCTTTGATTCTGCCCTTGCAGCAACGTCGGTCTTTGACTTCTTCTCTGCCATATCTCTCCCTCCTTTCCTTTCTCAAATTATGGGAAATTGTAAAGTCCTTCATTTACGAGCGCCTGAAACGACGGCTCTGGCAATGATCCTCCTTGCCCCCGGCGCAACTCACACAGAAAATATCACAAACCTAATATATTAATACGATCCGGATAGTTCTGTCAATGCCTGTCGTACGAAAAGGGCAAAGGCGCGTCAATCGCTTATCAGCCTCGTGGCTTGCGCAAAAGGTCTCCCAGAGGACTTTGAGATAAAAGAGGACAAGTTTCTGTCTCGTGATAGCAGCCCGAAAACACATACGGGTGACCGAGGTCTGACCTTGCGGAGAAAAAGCGGCCACTTCGATTACAATAGGTGGTGCGGAAAGAGCGTCCGGCGGCAGGCTGAAAAATTGTCCAATTCATTGAAAAGGAGCGGAAATCATGGGAGAAGTGAAGAGCGCCTTCGAGAAGGCAATGGAAAAGATACAGAGCATAGAAGGGTTCAGCCCTGAAGAGCGGGAGGAGTTCAAAGATCGTGAGAAGCTGAGATCGCTTATGGGGCTCTTTTACAAGGGCGAACTTACGACAGAAGAGATAGGAACAGAGTTTAAAGGCATGAAACCTTCTCTTCTCGTAGAGGCTCAGCACAATATGGTTGATTCGATTAGATCAAACAGCTCCCTCAACGAACTGCAGCAGAGGAAAGAGGGAATTCTGGCACTAGAGTCACTAAAGGCAAGGAAGAATCCATCGGCAATTGAGTCGGTATTGAAGTCAATCGAAAAGGCGCGGAGAGAGCAGACCGAGATGAAAGAGAGGGCGATAAGGGAGCTCAGGCAGGCTGTTGAGCAGAATCCCCAGCTAAGGCTTCGTCCCGTGCGCAGCGCTGACGGAAGGAGCGTTCTTCAGATGCCGGTTTCCGTTGATGAGGCAGTACAGGCAAGATTGGCAGAATTTCTTGCTGAGCATGAAGAACGGTACGAGGCCTTTTTTGGTCAGGCCATAGCTCGCCTCAAGAAGGAGCTGAGATAGGAACGTGAAGAATGGCGGACTCCACCATGAGACAGCGGAACCCCTAGCTGCTTCATGAGAGAATGGTTGCCGCTGAGCTGTGCTTTATCAAGGGGCTGGACTTCGGGTATAGTAGTGAGGTGAGGTTTGAAGAACTGGAGATCCCTGACCGGGTTCTTGAGGGAATCAAGGCCGCAGGCTTTGTCGAGTGCACGCCGATTCAGGCACTGATTCTCCCTGAGGCCCTAAAGGGAAAGGACATTGCTGCCCAGGCCCAGACCGGCACCGGTAAGACCGCGGCCTTCCTGATCGCCGTTTTTTCCCGTATGCTCATTCTCCCTTCGCCGGGCCAGGGGCCCTCGCCGCGCGTTCTGATCATCGCGCCGACACGTGAGCTGGCGGCGCAGATAGAGGCCGAAGCCAAAATACTCGGTGGTCCCGCAGGGTTTAACATCTCAGCGGTATTCGGCGGTATCGACTACGAGAGACAGCGTCGGGAGATAGCCAAGGGGATAGACGTTCTCATCGGTACGCCAGGGAGACTTATCGATTATCTCAAACAGAGGGTTTATAGCCTGAAAAAGACCCAGTTTCTCGTCATCGATGAGGCTGACCGTATGTTCGACATGGGCTTTATTAGTGATATCCGTTTCCTCCTGAGACGGATGTCGTCTTTCAGCCGTCGGCAGTCCATGCTCTTCTCTGCAACCCTTTCGAACAGGGTGCTCGAACTCTGTTATGAGCACATGAACGTGCCAGAGCGCTTCTCTGCTACGCCCAAACAGGTAACGGTGGAGCAGATTGAACAGGAGATCTACCATGTCGGAAAATCCGAGAAATTCGGTCTGCTCCTCGGCATTTTGCGGCATAATCCCCATGGCCGCTTTCTCATCTTCAGCAACACCAGATCGACAGCGGAGCGCCTTGAGACCCTTCTGAAGGCGAACGGTCTTGCTACGGCTGCGATTACCGGCGATCTTCCCCAGAAGAAGAGGATGAAGGTCCTCTCTCAGTTTAAGGAGGGCACATTGCCCATTCTCGTGGCAACGGATGTTGCGAGCAGAGGGTTGCACATAGACGGCGTGAGTCATGTCATCAACTATGACCTGCCCCAGGACGCCGAAGACTATGTTCATCGTATCGGCCGAACCGCGCGTGCGGGCGCAGGCGGCAAGGCTGTAAGCCTCGCCTGCGAAGAGTATGTCCATTCACTTGCGGACATCGAGGACTTCATCGGTCAGAAGATCCCGGTCGCTTCCATAACTGATGAGATGATCATCACCGGCTACAAGAGGGCATTTGGTCGGGAGCAGCGAAGAGGGCATCTTCCGTCGGGAAAGGACCGCCGGAAGAAGAGTCCTATGGGGCCGGCAGGGAGCGGGCCAAGTCCGGGGAGGCGCTGACACGGTCTCTAGGAGGGAAGGTTATGGCCTCCTTCAAAGGCCTTGAGAGGGAGCATGAGGACTTCACGCTGAGAGTCAAGGCGTGAGCGATCAATCTGACGGCTGAGGAAGTCCGGCGGAACTTCGTTGTTTCTATTCATTAATAATAATTCTTCAGATCTACGAACTTCACCGTCTAGCCGGTGTTATACCTTTTGGCGTTGTCTGCTGACATAGGCATCGATGGCTGAGAAGGAGGCAGCATCAAGGTTCGTGAATCTGACGCCGTAACGGTTGGGATCATGTCTGCGCTTCTTCGGCAGATTCCGAACGATCTCAACATCCGTGGTGATTGACGCGGAACGCCCAACGGAGAAGGAGCACTTTACGGCGTCTCCTTCGAAGATCATGGCCGCGGCCTGAAAGAGCATACCGGAAGTACTGATGTTTTCTATAGAGCCGATGAAGTCTGTCTTCTGCGAAACTCCCCGGAGTTTCACACTGATGGGAATCCTCGCCGATGTTCTCGGGGCGATTTGAAGGAGTTGCCGGGCTTCCTCCAACAGGGTAGCGCTGCTTATGGGCAAGTTGACGAAGGCATTCGCCCTGCACCGGATACAACGCTCGATGTCTGATTCGCTCTCCGGGCAGACGATGATAATCGAAACATTTCGCAATCTCTCGTCTTCACGGATGAGGGAACAGAGCGTTTCTCCGGTCATATCCGGTGAGTCGAGCTTTGCGATGATGAGGTCGGCCTTCCCGGCTTTGTGGAGGGCAAGGGCTTTCTTATTCGTCGCGGCTTGTAATGTTCTGATCTCCAACCTGTTGAGAAAGCTCTTTTCACGGTCAATGACTTCCTGGAGGTCTTCTGCAAGAATTACCTTTTTCACCGGTACACCCCTATCAGTATATGAAGATTGCGTGGTGATTGTAAGGCTGTCTGCCATAATCAAAAAAATCCTCTTCCGTTAGTGGTTTTCCAAGGGAACTTCCCCGTACGTCTCTTATCGGACCTTTGCGAAAGAACTTTAATCAAGGGAATTGCTCGAGGCATTGGTTTGAGGAGTAAGAACACTTTTGAAACAGATTCTTTGAATTGCATGCGCGGGACAGCCGCAATGGGTTACTTGCCGCGAAACGGACGGCGACACCCGGCACGGGACGGTTGAACATTACGGGCCTCGGCTCTTGCCACGGAAGATTGCAGAATCTTCACATCATCTTCACGTTTCTGACATAGACTACTAATTAAGAGGTGAATATGGTAAAGCTCATGAAAGTAATCATACTAACAGGGGTGATTGCGATGCTGGCATTTTCTGTCTCTGAAGGTGCTAAGTATGAGACGGCGACCTTTGCAGGTGGATGTTTCTGGTGCATGGTGCCTCCCTTTGAAAAGCTCGAAGGGGTGGCGGAAGTGATCTCTGGTTACACGGGCGGCCATCAGGAGAATCCGACCTACGAGGAGGTTTCCGCCGGAAAGACGGGACACGTCGAGGCGATACAGATAACCTACGATCCATCGAAGATCTCCTACGCAAAACTCCTTGATGTCTTCTGGCGGCAGATCGATCCTACTGACTCCGGAGGACAATTTGTGGACCGGGGATCTCAGTACCGTTCTGTGATCTTCTATCATACGCCTGAGCAGAAAGCCCTTGCCGAGGAGTCAAAGGAGGAACTCCAACGTTCCGGCCGGTTTGGAAGCCCTATTGTTACCGAGATCCTCCAGGCCGGAAAGTTCTATAAGGCCGAGGAATATCATCAGGATTATTACAAGAAGAATCCGATCCGATACAAGTTCTACCGGTTTCAATCGGGACGTGATCAGTTCCTAAAAAAAGTCTGGGGTGGGGAAAAGATATCACAGGCATCAGGACTCTCAGGAATGCAGGGGTCCGGGGAGAAATGGAGGACTTTCGTGAAGCCATCAAGGGAAGAATTAAAAAAGAGGCTGACACCAATGCAGTATAAAGTCACTCAGGAGAACGGCACCGAGCCGGCATTTAACAACGAATACGCGAACAACAAAGCCGAGGGGATTTATGTTGATGTCGTCTCAGGCGAGCCCCTTTTCAGCTCTCTTGACAAGTACGATTCGGGTACGGGGTGGCCGAGCTTCACAAAACCCTTGGAGCCCGCAAACATCGTGGAGAGGTCCGATTGGGGCTTCTTCATGAGGAGGACTGAGGTGCGAAGCAAACACGGAGATTCTCATCTCGGTCATGTCTTCAATGACGGGCCGAGGCCGACTGGTCTCCGGTACTGCATGAACTCGGCAGCCCTGAGGTTCATCCCGAAAGGGGATCTTGCGAAGGAAGGATACGGTCAATATCTGACGCTCTTCAGTAAATAGAGGTTTTCGCAACCGCTGTTACTTCCCTTTGCACGAGGCTATCATGTTCAGGAAGGCGATGCCTCCTGGTATGGAGCCCGTCGGGAATATTGACATTGAGGAAATTGTTGATATTCTCATCTTAGAGCTGTGAGGGAGTTATCGTATCGCGCATAAAGATGGGGGAGCAGTGCCAGGCTTTTCCGGTCTGTTCAGCATAATACCACCGGGAATTGCTGAGCTCATGCCCGAGGAATATGCGGCTTTTCGCCCGCTCCTGGAGGATGGTCTGCGCTTTTTTCTGGAGCGTGTAACGCCAAGGAGAATGTTCTCAGCTCTTGCTCACCTGGAGGAGTTGCCTGCCAATACGAGTCTTTCGGATCGGACAACGGCGTTGCTGCTTCACTTTCCTTCGTTGCATAAACTTGGGCAGGTAGTTGCTCGCGATCGACGCCTGGATCCACAGTTTCGTAAGAGCCTGCAACGCTTAGAGTCCCTTGCACCGACAACAGCTGTTTCCGAGGTTCTGCCGATTATCCGCAGAGAAGTAGGCGACGGAGCAGGGATTTCTGTGGCGCCTAAGGCGCTCGCTGAAGGGAGTGTGGGCCTTGTTGTGCCGTTCACCATGCGGGAGGGCGGCTCTGTCTCAAAACATGGCGTTTTCAAGGTTCTCAGGCCGGGCGTCGAGGAACGGCTTCAGGAAGAGCTTACGATCTGGTCGGCCCTGGGTCCCTTTCTCGAAGAAAGAAGTCTCCACTATGGTCTCCCCGAGCTCAGCTACCGGGAGACCCTGGAGGGAGTGGCAAAACAGCTTCTCAATGAGATCAGACTCGACGGTGAGCAGGAACATCTCGTAAAGGCTGCGGCGCTCTATGCCAATTTCCCCCAAGTCCTTATACCACGTCTCTTCCCTTTCTCGACGGCCCGTATCACGGCGATGGAGCGGGTCTATGGCAGCAGAGTCACCCAAGGCGGCGCCCCTGAAACTGAACGCAGAAGGCTCGCCGAGCTTATCTGCGAAGCTCTTATCGCGAGACCATTCTGGAGTGGCGCTTCCGTTGTTACCTTTCACGCTGATCCCCATGCGGGAAACCTCTTCCGGACCCGTGACGGTCGTTTGGCTATTCTGGACTGGAGCCTTGTGGTTCATCTGGCCAAGGCCGAGATGGTCAAGATCATCGATGTCCTCCTTGCTGCCCTCACCCTGGACGAGAGAGGTCTCTGTCTGGCCCTTTCGAATCTGGCGAAGATGGTACCTGATGAATCGACTCTTCGTGCCGCTGCCCAGGAAGGGCTTCGGCAGGTCCGTGCAGGTACGTTTCCGGCACTGGACTGGATGGTGGCATTATTGGACCGGCTGGCAACGTCCTGTCGCGTGGTTTTTTCGGAGGAAATGACGCTCTTTCGCAAGGCGCTGCTCGCCCTTATGGGAGCGCTCGCTGACATTTCGAATGCAGCTGTTGCC
Above is a window of Thermodesulfovibrionales bacterium DNA encoding:
- a CDS encoding PIN domain-containing protein, whose protein sequence is MRTSGHSRKLAVDANVILSAVAGKAALRVFLDDNIEFVTTHFNIEEVREYLGVIAAKYGFSEEILESQLRLLPLKVYPGSFYEDFLQKAAKRLVGRDSDDIELLALALRLRVFVWSNDRDFRNSGIKVFTTARLLKLLKA
- a CDS encoding bifunctional helix-turn-helix domain-containing protein/methylated-DNA--[protein]-cysteine S-methyltransferase — encoded protein: MPSVSKNYRRIEKAILYLERNFRRQPSLRDIAASANLSEHHFQRLFRRWAGITPKKFLQLLTLESTKKLMVNAGSLLDVTYESGLSSPSRLHDLFVNVEAMTPDEFRNRGAGMKILYGFHPSPFGECYIAVTGRGICNLAFISACGRKGAVSDLRKRWDRAEIVEDSSATKPYADKIFGSTKSKATITLYLKGTNLQIKVWQALLNIPRGRLTSYKAIASKIGKSEATRAVANAIAHNPVAFLIPCHRVIRKTGVIGGYHWGSARKKAILAWEAGREEAEAFVADLDPRA
- a CDS encoding DEAD/DEAH box helicase; its protein translation is MVAAELCFIKGLDFGYSSEVRFEELEIPDRVLEGIKAAGFVECTPIQALILPEALKGKDIAAQAQTGTGKTAAFLIAVFSRMLILPSPGQGPSPRVLIIAPTRELAAQIEAEAKILGGPAGFNISAVFGGIDYERQRREIAKGIDVLIGTPGRLIDYLKQRVYSLKKTQFLVIDEADRMFDMGFISDIRFLLRRMSSFSRRQSMLFSATLSNRVLELCYEHMNVPERFSATPKQVTVEQIEQEIYHVGKSEKFGLLLGILRHNPHGRFLIFSNTRSTAERLETLLKANGLATAAITGDLPQKKRMKVLSQFKEGTLPILVATDVASRGLHIDGVSHVINYDLPQDAEDYVHRIGRTARAGAGGKAVSLACEEYVHSLADIEDFIGQKIPVASITDEMIITGYKRAFGREQRRGHLPSGKDRRKKSPMGPAGSGPSPGRR
- a CDS encoding PilZ domain-containing protein, producing the protein MADSLTITTQSSYTDRGVPVKKVILAEDLQEVIDREKSFLNRLEIRTLQAATNKKALALHKAGKADLIIAKLDSPDMTGETLCSLIREDERLRNVSIIIVCPESESDIERCIRCRANAFVNLPISSATLLEEARQLLQIAPRTSARIPISVKLRGVSQKTDFIGSIENISTSGMLFQAAAMIFEGDAVKCSFSVGRSASITTDVEIVRNLPKKRRHDPNRYGVRFTNLDAASFSAIDAYVSRQRQKV
- the msrA gene encoding peptide-methionine (S)-S-oxide reductase MsrA — translated: MVKLMKVIILTGVIAMLAFSVSEGAKYETATFAGGCFWCMVPPFEKLEGVAEVISGYTGGHQENPTYEEVSAGKTGHVEAIQITYDPSKISYAKLLDVFWRQIDPTDSGGQFVDRGSQYRSVIFYHTPEQKALAEESKEELQRSGRFGSPIVTEILQAGKFYKAEEYHQDYYKKNPIRYKFYRFQSGRDQFLKKVWGGEKISQASGLSGMQGSGEKWRTFVKPSREELKKRLTPMQYKVTQENGTEPAFNNEYANNKAEGIYVDVVSGEPLFSSLDKYDSGTGWPSFTKPLEPANIVERSDWGFFMRRTEVRSKHGDSHLGHVFNDGPRPTGLRYCMNSAALRFIPKGDLAKEGYGQYLTLFSK
- a CDS encoding AarF/UbiB family protein yields the protein MAPKALAEGSVGLVVPFTMREGGSVSKHGVFKVLRPGVEERLQEELTIWSALGPFLEERSLHYGLPELSYRETLEGVAKQLLNEIRLDGEQEHLVKAAALYANFPQVLIPRLFPFSTARITAMERVYGSRVTQGGAPETERRRLAELICEALIARPFWSGASVVTFHADPHAGNLFRTRDGRLAILDWSLVVHLAKAEMVKIIDVLLAALTLDERGLCLALSNLAKMVPDESTLRAAAQEGLRQVRAGTFPALDWMVALLDRLATSCRVVFSEEMTLFRKALLALMGALADISNAAVADGVLIGTAMRKLREEFFSRLLASPRSRAFSTHLSNEDLFLLWVSWPVTAARFWLGIWGDLLAEVRTVLGGGRTAKRR